A genomic window from Engraulis encrasicolus isolate BLACKSEA-1 chromosome 14, IST_EnEncr_1.0, whole genome shotgun sequence includes:
- the il15ra gene encoding interleukin-15 receptor subunit alpha, which produces MAPKMSSILWTLLLLLLLICPSRQQGTGHGCGPPEKVKHTKPIQGQTFPGHTRLRYRCEDGFTRRVGTSTLFKCVERNWINKPNLECIPDPKLKTV; this is translated from the exons atggcccccAAGATGTCCTCCATCCTCtggactctgctgctgctgctgctgctcatctGCCCAAGTCGTCAACAAGGAACCGGTCacg GTTGTGGCCCTCCAGAGAAGGTGAAGCACACCAAACCCATACAGGGCCAAACATTTCCTGGACACACGCGGCTCAGATACAGGTGTGAGGACGGCTTCACCAGGAGAGTAGGGACGTCCACCTTGTTCAAGTGTGTGGAGAGGAACTGGATCAACAAACCAAATCTGGAATGCATTC CCGACCCAAAGCTGAAAACTG TTTGA